A region of Maridesulfovibrio sp. DNA encodes the following proteins:
- a CDS encoding bifunctional precorrin-2 dehydrogenase/sirohydrochlorin ferrochelatase has protein sequence MTYYPIFLKVKNRKCLLVGAGEVGVRKLKSILECGPAEISVLDTAAPGLDMLEISHDPRVTFEQRPFRDNDLDDVFMAFACTSNTEVNRRMADLCAEKNILCNIADFPEGSNFIVPSVIRQGDLTLAVSSGGATPAFTKKIRRDLQDIFGPHYAAFITLMGRIRPLVLDLGKETSHNTALFRQLVASPILDELEVGNVDRVKDVLAETLPHELVPRIPELIDDLI, from the coding sequence ATGACCTACTACCCTATTTTTCTCAAAGTGAAAAACCGCAAGTGCCTGCTGGTCGGTGCCGGAGAAGTAGGTGTCCGCAAACTCAAGTCGATACTTGAATGCGGTCCCGCTGAAATTTCCGTACTGGATACAGCTGCCCCCGGTCTGGATATGCTTGAAATAAGCCATGATCCACGGGTAACTTTTGAACAGCGTCCGTTCAGGGATAATGATCTGGACGATGTGTTCATGGCTTTTGCCTGCACCAGCAATACGGAAGTCAACCGGCGCATGGCCGATCTCTGTGCTGAAAAAAATATCCTCTGCAATATCGCCGACTTTCCCGAAGGAAGCAACTTTATTGTTCCCTCGGTAATCAGGCAGGGGGATTTAACCTTGGCAGTGTCTTCCGGGGGAGCAACCCCGGCATTCACTAAAAAAATCCGCCGCGACTTGCAGGATATTTTCGGCCCTCACTATGCTGCGTTTATAACTTTAATGGGAAGAATAAGACCGCTGGTCCTTGACCTCGGCAAGGAAACAAGCCACAACACCGCTTTGTTCAGACAGCTTGTTGCCTCTCCGATTCTGGATGAGCTGGAAGTTGGAAACGTGGACCGGGTAAAGGATGTTCTGGCCGAAACCCTGCCCCATGAACTTGTTCCCCGTATACCGGAGTTAATTGATGACCTTATTTGA
- a CDS encoding glycosyltransferase family 9 protein produces MKRALVIQLTRFGDLVQTKRLVLTLQRRGFTVHLCIDRSLEGLARIIYPYCEIHPLIAHGSGIEGQGKDSVLPVNYKVFRQLAEIDFTEVYNLNFSTMNYALSSMFDPARVKGHKRIHGQPMKEAWFELAFRLAAERRNNINLVDYWAALSPDMIPVADVNPAASPGGRGIGVVLAGRESRRSLPYNVLAPLVLSARSVNKNKNIFLLGSKGEREAGKKLLSKFPAAVAENAVNLAGETDWAGLADAVAGLDLLITPDTGTMHLAAHMGVPVLGCFLSSAWCSETGPYGEGHTVLQADVDCSPCIEAQPCYNDMNCLKPFSDPYAARYVVTRNRDHLPKGLSVFESGCDFLGTQFVLAAGNDPTGERRQRLRRFIGCHLGLLDIGEEGPFPDLAEKFYKDKDWITP; encoded by the coding sequence ATGAAACGGGCTCTGGTTATACAACTGACAAGATTCGGCGATCTGGTTCAGACCAAACGTCTGGTGCTGACTCTACAGCGGCGCGGCTTCACGGTCCATTTGTGTATAGACCGTTCTCTGGAAGGATTGGCCCGGATTATTTATCCTTATTGTGAAATTCACCCCCTGATTGCGCATGGTAGCGGGATAGAGGGACAGGGTAAAGATTCAGTACTGCCGGTCAACTATAAGGTCTTCAGACAATTGGCGGAGATAGATTTTACTGAAGTGTACAATCTGAATTTTTCGACCATGAATTATGCACTGTCTTCGATGTTTGATCCGGCAAGGGTCAAGGGACATAAACGCATACATGGGCAACCCATGAAAGAAGCATGGTTTGAACTGGCTTTCCGGCTTGCAGCGGAGAGGCGAAATAATATCAATTTGGTGGATTACTGGGCGGCACTCAGTCCGGACATGATCCCGGTAGCGGATGTTAATCCCGCCGCTTCTCCCGGTGGGAGAGGAATCGGGGTTGTTCTTGCAGGACGCGAGAGCAGGCGGTCACTTCCTTACAATGTACTGGCTCCACTGGTCCTGTCTGCTCGTTCCGTTAATAAAAACAAGAATATTTTTCTGCTGGGCAGCAAAGGTGAACGGGAAGCAGGCAAGAAACTGCTTTCTAAATTTCCTGCTGCAGTAGCTGAGAATGCGGTCAATCTCGCAGGTGAAACAGACTGGGCGGGACTTGCCGATGCTGTTGCCGGGTTGGATCTTCTGATTACCCCGGATACCGGTACTATGCATCTGGCTGCTCATATGGGAGTTCCTGTTCTGGGGTGTTTTCTTTCTTCAGCATGGTGTTCTGAAACAGGTCCTTACGGTGAAGGACACACTGTTTTGCAGGCGGATGTTGATTGTTCCCCGTGCATTGAAGCTCAGCCCTGCTATAATGATATGAATTGCCTGAAACCGTTTAGCGACCCTTATGCAGCGCGGTATGTAGTTACCCGCAACCGTGATCATCTTCCAAAAGGTCTTTCAGTATTTGAATCCGGTTGCGATTTTCTGGGAACGCAGTTCGTTCTTGCAGCAGGAAACGACCCCACGGGGGAGCGTAGACAACGTTTACGCAGGTTCATCGGTTGCCATCTGGGACTGCTGGATATTGGTGAAGAAGGGCCTTTTCCTGATCTGGCGGAAAAATTTTACAAAGATAAAGACTGGATAACTCCTTAA
- a CDS encoding glycosyltransferase — MNKDKVLRILVVLPLYGGSLPVGRFCVSALQKMGHLVETFEAPDFYGAYTAIDDLKVTSDRHQYLRNSYLNMLSQAVLAKVETFEPDMVLAMAQAPLTHQALKRMRNDNVKTAMWFVEDFRLFTYWQSFAPFYDVFAVIQKEPFISELRQIGVENSLYLPLAAHPDFHKPEELNSVDARKYGGDVSFMGAGYPNRRLAFRKLIHHGLKIWGTEWDGDHVLEPYVQLGGRRVSSEECVKIFNGTKINLNLHSSINAGELVGGGDFINPRTFELAACGAFQLVDKRTLMSEAFDDGELAHFEDLDDLDRKIEYFLSHPEEREAVTQRSRERVLKDHTYEVRMQSLIDFTEQQFSDWPAERKTDTLFDNNFPEELKNDIVSLVSKLGLPANVGFDDLVAAVRAQQGQLSPLDTAVLFLDEWKKTYKR; from the coding sequence ATGAATAAAGATAAGGTGTTGCGTATTCTGGTTGTTTTGCCTCTTTATGGCGGCTCTCTCCCTGTGGGGCGGTTTTGTGTTTCTGCGCTGCAAAAAATGGGGCATCTGGTTGAAACATTTGAAGCTCCTGATTTTTATGGTGCATATACCGCTATCGATGATTTAAAAGTCACTTCTGACCGGCACCAGTATTTACGTAACAGCTACCTTAATATGCTGTCGCAGGCTGTGCTGGCAAAAGTTGAAACCTTTGAGCCGGATATGGTTCTGGCCATGGCGCAGGCACCGTTGACGCATCAGGCGCTTAAAAGAATGCGCAATGATAATGTTAAGACCGCCATGTGGTTTGTTGAAGATTTTCGTCTTTTTACGTACTGGCAATCCTTTGCGCCGTTCTATGATGTTTTTGCTGTAATTCAGAAAGAACCTTTCATAAGTGAATTAAGACAGATCGGGGTAGAAAATTCGCTTTATCTGCCTCTGGCGGCCCATCCTGACTTTCACAAGCCTGAGGAACTTAATTCTGTAGATGCCCGCAAGTACGGCGGGGATGTGTCTTTCATGGGCGCAGGTTATCCCAACAGGCGTTTGGCCTTCCGCAAGCTTATTCATCACGGCTTGAAAATATGGGGTACCGAATGGGACGGTGATCATGTGCTTGAACCTTATGTCCAGCTTGGCGGGCGGCGGGTTTCATCTGAAGAATGCGTAAAAATTTTCAACGGGACCAAGATCAACCTAAATCTTCACTCATCAATCAACGCAGGTGAGCTGGTCGGCGGCGGGGACTTCATCAACCCGCGCACTTTTGAGCTTGCCGCCTGCGGAGCGTTTCAACTGGTGGATAAACGGACGCTGATGTCCGAAGCCTTTGATGATGGCGAACTGGCCCACTTTGAGGATCTTGATGATCTGGATCGAAAAATAGAATATTTTTTGAGCCACCCTGAAGAGCGTGAGGCAGTCACGCAAAGATCCCGGGAAAGGGTGCTTAAAGATCATACATATGAAGTCCGGATGCAGTCACTGATTGATTTTACTGAGCAGCAATTTTCGGATTGGCCGGCAGAGAGGAAAACCGACACCCTTTTTGACAATAATTTCCCAGAAGAATTGAAAAATGATATTGTCAGTTTAGTTTCCAAGTTGGGATTGCCTGCCAATGTTGGATTCGATGACCTGGTAGCCGCTGTCAGGGCGCAGCAGGGACAGCTGAGTCCTTTGGACACAGCTGTTCTTTTTCTTGATGAATGGAAGAAAACATATAAGAGGTGA
- a CDS encoding protein-glutamate O-methyltransferase CheR, producing MSALFSGKGFSGNIKITQKEFLELRDIIYELSGIYLQDNRKFLIENRFAPRLSELEFKSYSDYLDYLKKHPKGKTEELMMLTELITTNETSFFRDNSQLKVFRNFTLKKIIDEGIKSGRREIKIWSAGCSSGEEPYTLSMILHEALKDDIRKWRIMITANDISSNVLKMAEKGIYTRYSLRTTPPYIISKYFEDRGNDVFRIKPEIKRLVRFGKINLNLDRDLKRIPRSHVVFCRNVIIYFDKKMKIRVLNGFHHNLLDNGHLYVGHSEALHAVTDKFKPKQHAGTITYHKI from the coding sequence ATGAGTGCTTTATTTTCAGGAAAAGGTTTTAGCGGCAATATCAAGATTACTCAAAAAGAGTTTCTGGAACTTAGAGATATTATTTATGAGTTGTCCGGTATTTATTTACAGGACAACAGAAAGTTCTTGATTGAGAACCGTTTTGCTCCCCGTCTTTCTGAACTGGAGTTTAAAAGTTATTCAGATTATTTGGATTATTTAAAAAAGCATCCTAAAGGTAAGACTGAAGAACTGATGATGCTCACTGAATTGATCACCACCAATGAAACCAGCTTTTTTCGGGATAATTCACAGTTGAAGGTGTTCAGAAATTTTACCTTGAAAAAAATTATAGATGAGGGGATTAAATCAGGACGCAGAGAAATAAAAATATGGTCAGCAGGATGCTCTTCGGGCGAGGAACCATACACTCTTTCCATGATTTTGCATGAAGCCCTTAAAGACGATATCCGCAAGTGGCGAATTATGATCACCGCTAACGACATTTCCAGCAACGTTTTAAAGATGGCTGAAAAAGGTATTTACACCCGGTATTCATTAAGAACCACCCCTCCGTACATCATTTCTAAATATTTCGAGGATCGGGGAAATGATGTTTTCAGGATTAAGCCTGAGATCAAGCGTCTTGTAAGGTTCGGAAAAATCAACCTCAACCTTGACCGTGATCTTAAAAGGATTCCCAGATCACATGTTGTCTTTTGTAGAAATGTGATCATTTATTTTGATAAAAAGATGAAAATCAGAGTTTTAAATGGTTTTCATCATAATTTGCTTGATAACGGACACTTGTATGTGGGACACTCCGAAGCATTACACGCCGTAACCGACAAGTTCAAACCCAAGCAGCATGCAGGTACTATTACGTATCATAAAATTTGA
- a CDS encoding HDOD domain-containing protein: MQTVSIENVQPGMILAADLKKGGRMLLPAGSVLTNKIISVFKNQGIESVQILPSGGAEPDEESIDKAFVYTRDYFMFVNHDDPVIMHMFDVAVYKTALRIMEGWRLPTKDEQHVAVLDGMRDLFFRDEGTFEDIVDAELKVASFPDIFFKVKDVVEDSKSTAEHIAEVVGLDVGLSTQLLKLVNSPLYGFPSEINNLVRAVALIGGKELCTLALGLSTIGYFKDIPPELIDMRTFWLHSLTCGVFSKIIAEKVDGVVPEIMFTAGLLHDVGRLVLYKKMPYSAVQSMLFARENFIPLVEAEDMILGFNHTQIARCMLEKWNFPPALTEIISCLHAPGKCEMQKEACILQVADNLALAVGIADGGMYVLPGVDEEVWELLDIDVEDLKKIVENYDYQIKELFSTFFS, translated from the coding sequence ATGCAAACAGTGAGCATTGAAAACGTCCAGCCGGGAATGATTTTAGCTGCAGACTTAAAAAAAGGTGGTAGAATGCTCCTGCCTGCAGGATCTGTTCTGACCAACAAGATTATTTCAGTTTTTAAAAATCAGGGTATTGAGTCTGTACAGATTCTTCCTTCCGGAGGAGCTGAGCCGGATGAAGAAAGTATCGATAAAGCTTTTGTTTATACCCGTGATTATTTTATGTTCGTCAACCATGATGATCCGGTAATCATGCACATGTTTGATGTTGCCGTTTACAAAACAGCTCTCCGTATAATGGAAGGCTGGCGCTTGCCCACCAAAGACGAACAGCACGTAGCAGTCCTTGATGGAATGCGGGATCTCTTTTTTCGTGACGAAGGCACTTTTGAAGATATCGTTGATGCTGAACTCAAGGTCGCTTCTTTTCCTGATATCTTTTTTAAAGTAAAAGATGTTGTTGAGGATTCTAAAAGTACTGCCGAACATATTGCCGAAGTTGTGGGGCTGGACGTGGGGCTTTCCACCCAGCTACTGAAACTGGTCAACAGTCCTTTGTACGGGTTTCCTTCTGAAATCAACAATCTGGTCCGCGCTGTGGCCCTGATCGGCGGTAAAGAATTGTGCACCCTTGCTCTCGGTCTTTCCACGATAGGTTATTTCAAGGATATTCCTCCCGAGTTGATTGATATGCGTACTTTCTGGTTGCACTCACTCACCTGCGGGGTTTTTTCAAAAATCATCGCTGAAAAGGTTGATGGCGTAGTCCCTGAGATCATGTTTACTGCCGGACTTCTTCATGATGTTGGTCGTCTGGTCCTGTACAAAAAAATGCCTTACAGTGCGGTGCAGTCTATGCTTTTCGCCCGTGAAAATTTCATTCCTCTGGTGGAGGCTGAAGACATGATTCTTGGGTTCAACCATACCCAGATTGCCCGCTGTATGCTTGAAAAATGGAATTTCCCACCGGCTCTAACAGAAATTATTAGTTGTCTCCATGCGCCCGGTAAATGTGAAATGCAAAAAGAAGCCTGCATACTGCAGGTGGCAGACAACCTTGCCCTGGCCGTCGGGATTGCCGATGGAGGCATGTATGTTCTTCCGGGTGTGGATGAAGAAGTCTGGGAGCTGCTGGATATTGATGTCGAAGATTTGAAAAAAATCGTTGAAAATTATGATTACCAGATTAAAGAATTATTCAGTACTTTTTTCAGTTAA
- a CDS encoding ATP-binding protein encodes MPSFNSIIVENIIESIDVGIMVISPDGKIVFLNSAACEILNLEIEKHLGFGWGELFITDATSNAEFNQVILDVITEQKAGLKHVVPYTIKDRKCPKKLSITSSYLTEDDKIIGLVFLFEDITEIYNAAQREKKALSRNAELQKERIEGLDSLSQAVAHQVLNPTTVIGGMANLISRKLPQEDPLQLELKIISEEAMKLEGLVAAVKAYSNIPKPYPSEINTVELFNNARESANLILERTGEKIEMKLDCTVETITVGKRLFQAAIVELLLNASNFTPEKTTDVTVTVKRIEHTILIKIIDHGIGIEPHVINHVLDPFFSTKAKGVGMGLARVKKIVFEHQGKLDIESPGSGKGTTVTIELPCHDAECCSINNNH; translated from the coding sequence ATGCCTTCTTTTAATTCTATCATTGTTGAAAACATAATTGAAAGCATCGATGTCGGGATAATGGTTATTTCCCCTGATGGAAAAATCGTTTTCCTGAACTCTGCTGCCTGTGAAATTCTCAATTTAGAAATAGAAAAACACCTCGGCTTCGGCTGGGGTGAACTTTTCATAACTGACGCCACATCCAATGCTGAATTCAATCAGGTCATCCTTGATGTCATAACCGAGCAGAAAGCCGGTCTTAAGCATGTTGTACCCTATACAATTAAAGACCGGAAATGCCCGAAAAAATTATCCATAACATCCTCCTATCTTACAGAAGATGACAAGATAATAGGACTTGTATTTCTTTTTGAAGATATCACTGAAATTTATAATGCAGCGCAACGTGAAAAAAAAGCATTGTCACGCAATGCTGAATTGCAAAAGGAAAGGATAGAAGGGCTGGATTCTCTTTCTCAGGCTGTAGCGCATCAGGTTTTAAACCCCACTACAGTTATAGGAGGGATGGCTAATCTTATTTCCCGCAAACTGCCACAGGAAGATCCTTTGCAGCTCGAGTTGAAAATTATTTCCGAAGAAGCCATGAAGTTGGAAGGATTGGTTGCGGCGGTAAAAGCATATTCCAACATACCAAAACCATACCCATCCGAAATAAATACAGTAGAGCTTTTCAACAATGCACGGGAAAGTGCAAACCTGATACTGGAACGCACCGGAGAAAAAATTGAGATGAAGCTGGATTGCACAGTAGAAACAATTACTGTGGGTAAAAGATTATTCCAAGCCGCAATAGTTGAACTGTTACTCAATGCCAGCAACTTTACCCCTGAAAAAACAACTGATGTGACAGTTACGGTAAAAAGGATAGAGCATACCATCCTGATCAAAATAATTGATCACGGAATAGGAATCGAGCCACACGTCATAAATCATGTGCTGGACCCCTTCTTTTCCACCAAGGCCAAAGGGGTTGGCATGGGCCTGGCTCGAGTAAAGAAAATAGTCTTTGAACATCAGGGCAAGCTTGATATTGAAAGCCCCGGATCAGGTAAAGGGACAACTGTTACAATTGAACTTCCATGCCACGATGCTGAATGCTGCTCAATAAACAACAACCATTAA
- a CDS encoding replication-associated recombination protein A codes for MKLELTDNQPLADRIRPKSINEFVGQAHIRERVEAFERSKRLPSLLLFGPPGCGKSTLALLLAKSTGRHFMRISAPESGIAALRKQLAGMDILILDELHRFSKSQQDFFLPILESGEITLLATTTENPSFSVTRQLLSRLHVLRLRTLSKVDLLAICNRACEELEVELSEESLNLITSMAGGDGRALLNLLEYTSQLPEEKRKAENLRKVLPETVIRGDRDGDSHYELASALIKSIRGSDPDAAVYYLGCLIESGEDPKFISRRLIISAGEDIGLADPYAMTMAVSCQQAVEFIGMPEGFIPLAEAVIYLALAPKSNSTYAAYHTIKQEIRQNGMLPVPLHLRNATTNLQKEWGYGRNYLYPHSYPNSYVEQDYLPPEIADRMFYDPKDQGEEPRLNAWLKGRRRPRQGRKRPEPKKWGK; via the coding sequence ATGAAATTAGAATTAACTGATAATCAACCTCTGGCTGATCGTATCCGGCCAAAAAGCATTAACGAATTTGTCGGACAGGCCCATATTCGAGAAAGGGTCGAGGCTTTTGAACGCTCTAAGAGACTTCCAAGTTTATTACTTTTCGGGCCTCCAGGCTGCGGAAAATCAACACTCGCACTATTGCTGGCTAAATCCACGGGCCGACATTTTATGCGCATCAGCGCCCCAGAGTCCGGTATTGCAGCTTTGCGTAAGCAATTGGCCGGCATGGACATTCTCATCCTTGACGAACTGCACCGTTTTTCCAAATCCCAGCAGGATTTTTTCCTGCCCATTCTGGAATCCGGGGAAATCACCCTGCTGGCAACCACCACAGAGAACCCATCCTTCAGCGTAACCAGACAACTGCTTTCAAGGCTGCATGTCCTGCGCTTGAGAACACTCAGCAAGGTAGATTTGCTGGCTATCTGCAATCGCGCCTGCGAAGAGCTGGAAGTAGAGTTAAGTGAAGAAAGCCTGAATCTGATAACCTCCATGGCCGGTGGTGACGGGCGTGCCCTGCTTAATCTTCTGGAATACACTTCGCAATTACCGGAAGAAAAACGTAAAGCTGAGAATCTACGGAAAGTTTTACCGGAAACAGTCATTCGCGGTGACCGGGACGGAGATTCGCATTACGAACTGGCCTCAGCGCTCATCAAATCCATTCGCGGAAGCGACCCGGATGCGGCAGTTTATTATCTGGGCTGCTTGATTGAGAGCGGAGAAGACCCGAAATTCATTTCCCGCAGACTGATTATTTCCGCAGGTGAAGATATCGGGCTGGCTGACCCTTATGCCATGACCATGGCGGTCTCCTGCCAGCAGGCAGTTGAATTTATCGGCATGCCGGAAGGATTTATCCCACTTGCTGAAGCCGTGATTTATCTGGCTCTTGCACCCAAAAGCAACAGCACCTATGCGGCCTATCACACCATAAAACAGGAAATCCGTCAGAACGGCATGCTCCCGGTCCCCCTTCACCTGCGCAATGCCACCACCAACCTGCAAAAGGAATGGGGATACGGCCGAAATTATCTGTACCCTCATTCTTACCCCAATTCATATGTTGAGCAGGATTACCTGCCACCGGAAATAGCGGACCGTATGTTCTATGACCCCAAGGATCAGGGAGAAGAGCCGCGTTTGAACGCATGGCTGAAAGGCAGACGCAGACCTCGTCAGGGCAGAAAACGTCCGGAACCTAAAAAATGGGGTAAGTAA
- a CDS encoding metal-dependent hydrolase: MKHTITWNGHSNFKIQSDDKILIIDPFFEGNPKASSSWEAIKKADAVLITHDHGDHIGQAVEICKATGATLVCIFDLVEAMVGQGVDQNKIIGMNIGGTISVAGIKIKMVQAMHSSATGNPAGYILTYKDNFCLYFAGDTGLFASMELFGKLHDIDVALLPTGGWFTMDSKDAAYACKLLNCKTAIPMHYGTFPILEQNAVNFKEECAKLAPDCSVVELEIGKEQEI, encoded by the coding sequence ATGAAACATACTATCACTTGGAACGGTCATTCAAACTTTAAAATCCAGTCTGACGACAAAATTCTTATCATCGACCCTTTTTTTGAAGGTAACCCCAAGGCTTCAAGCTCATGGGAAGCCATTAAAAAAGCAGATGCGGTGCTGATAACCCACGATCACGGTGACCACATCGGGCAGGCGGTGGAAATATGCAAAGCAACCGGAGCCACGTTGGTCTGCATCTTTGATCTGGTGGAAGCAATGGTTGGACAAGGCGTTGACCAAAACAAAATTATCGGCATGAACATCGGCGGTACAATTTCCGTGGCCGGAATCAAAATCAAAATGGTGCAGGCCATGCACTCTTCGGCTACAGGAAATCCGGCCGGATACATTCTCACTTACAAAGATAATTTCTGCCTCTACTTTGCAGGAGATACCGGTCTTTTTGCCAGCATGGAACTATTCGGCAAGCTGCATGATATTGATGTTGCCCTGCTGCCCACCGGAGGCTGGTTCACCATGGATTCAAAAGATGCCGCCTACGCCTGCAAACTGCTCAATTGCAAGACCGCCATCCCCATGCATTACGGCACATTCCCTATTCTGGAACAAAATGCCGTAAACTTTAAAGAAGAATGCGCAAAACTGGCGCCGGACTGCAGTGTAGTTGAATTGGAAATTGGTAAAGAACAAGAAATTTAA
- a CDS encoding UbiX family flavin prenyltransferase, with protein MDKKKIILAASGASGTVYAVKLARCLGGMDNIELHLIISDAALKVMELETDFKPEELTGNADFVYRQDNIAAPPASGSWRHAGMIICPCSMATLAAVAQGLGNNLIHRAADVCLKERKKLILVTRETPLNLIHIRNMETVTLAGATVMPASPGFYHAPKSIDDMAAHMAGRILEQLEIPHSLYRAWGEDSLR; from the coding sequence ATGGATAAGAAAAAAATCATCCTTGCTGCCAGCGGAGCCAGCGGAACAGTTTATGCGGTCAAGCTGGCCCGGTGTCTGGGCGGGATGGATAATATTGAACTGCACCTGATTATTTCTGATGCAGCACTAAAGGTGATGGAACTGGAAACAGATTTCAAACCGGAAGAGCTGACCGGAAATGCGGATTTCGTATACAGACAGGACAATATTGCTGCTCCTCCTGCAAGCGGTTCGTGGCGCCATGCGGGAATGATCATCTGCCCCTGCTCCATGGCCACGCTGGCAGCTGTAGCTCAAGGACTCGGTAACAACCTCATTCACAGGGCCGCAGATGTCTGCCTCAAGGAACGGAAAAAACTTATTCTCGTCACCCGTGAGACCCCGCTGAACCTTATCCATATCCGTAACATGGAGACCGTCACCCTTGCCGGAGCCACGGTAATGCCCGCATCACCGGGATTCTACCATGCACCCAAAAGTATCGATGACATGGCGGCACATATGGCAGGACGAATTCTTGAACAACTGGAAATACCCCACTCCCTGTACCGGGCATGGGGCGAAGACTCTTTGAGGTAA
- the purT gene encoding formate-dependent phosphoribosylglycinamide formyltransferase, with translation MVTLGTAGTVSARKMMLLGGGELGKEVVIEAQRLGVEVIVVDRYENTPAMQVAHRSYVISMLDAAALRRVVEAEKPDFIVPEIEAIATETLLELEKEGFNVVPTARATRLTMDREGIRRLAAEEVGLKTSPYKFADTKEEYLAAVKEIGIPCVIKPVMSSSGKGQSTVKSEADIDHAWDYSQSGGRTGEGRIIVESFVEFDYEITLLTVRHAGGTSYCAPIGHRQDDGDYRESWQPQPMSEAALARAQDYALRITDALGGRGLFGVELFVKGEEIIFSEVSPRPHDTGLVTVISQDLSEFALHVRAILGLPVPAIRQYGTAASCVILSNGKSEAPAFANVDKALEEADTKVLIFGKGECDGVRRLGVALALGEDVDDAKARAIRASSAVEIEY, from the coding sequence ATGGTCACTCTCGGAACTGCCGGAACCGTTTCCGCCCGCAAAATGATGCTGCTCGGCGGTGGTGAACTTGGTAAAGAGGTTGTCATTGAAGCCCAGCGCCTAGGCGTTGAAGTCATTGTTGTGGACAGGTATGAAAATACCCCGGCAATGCAGGTGGCTCACCGCAGCTATGTTATTTCCATGCTTGATGCTGCTGCACTGCGCCGTGTGGTTGAAGCTGAAAAACCCGATTTTATCGTACCGGAAATTGAAGCCATTGCTACCGAGACTCTGTTGGAGCTTGAAAAGGAAGGTTTCAATGTTGTACCGACTGCCCGCGCTACCCGCTTGACCATGGACCGTGAAGGTATCCGCCGTCTTGCAGCTGAGGAAGTCGGCTTGAAAACATCCCCCTACAAGTTTGCTGATACCAAGGAAGAATATCTTGCTGCCGTGAAGGAAATCGGTATTCCTTGTGTAATCAAACCGGTTATGAGTTCTTCCGGTAAAGGTCAGAGCACAGTGAAATCCGAAGCGGACATTGATCATGCATGGGATTACTCCCAGTCCGGTGGCCGAACCGGGGAAGGGCGCATCATTGTGGAGAGTTTTGTAGAGTTTGATTATGAAATCACTCTGCTCACCGTGCGTCATGCCGGAGGCACATCTTATTGTGCTCCCATCGGTCACCGTCAGGACGATGGTGATTACCGTGAATCATGGCAACCTCAGCCCATGTCCGAAGCTGCTCTTGCCAGAGCGCAGGATTATGCTCTCAGGATTACCGATGCTCTTGGCGGCAGAGGTCTCTTTGGCGTGGAACTGTTCGTGAAAGGTGAGGAAATCATTTTCAGCGAAGTTTCCCCGCGTCCTCATGATACCGGACTGGTTACCGTAATTTCACAGGACCTCAGCGAGTTTGCGCTCCATGTACGAGCTATACTTGGCCTGCCTGTTCCGGCAATCCGTCAGTACGGAACCGCTGCTTCCTGTGTTATCCTTTCCAATGGGAAATCCGAAGCCCCGGCCTTTGCCAACGTGGATAAAGCTCTTGAAGAAGCGGATACCAAGGTGCTCATATTCGGTAAAGGGGAGTGTGATGGTGTTCGTCGTCTCGGCGTAGCTCTTGCCCTTGGGGAAGACGTGGATGATGCGAAAGCCCGTGCTATCCGCGCCTCTTCTGCTGTGGAAATAGAGTACTGA